A single genomic interval of Lathyrus oleraceus cultivar Zhongwan6 chromosome 7, CAAS_Psat_ZW6_1.0, whole genome shotgun sequence harbors:
- the LOC127103857 gene encoding uncharacterized protein LOC127103857: MDLSQEYEDDDHRGMVQESKLTNHPTTIMGETRVDDKYKILEERLNVVEEFSVFGVDAMGMCLVTYVIIPPKFKTPEFEKYKGINFPKNHLRMFVRKMAGYAENEKLMMHSFQDSLSGASLDWYMQLERTNIKTWEDLANSLLRQYKYNMDMAHNCVHFHNLSQKGNKLFTEYAQRWRELASRVQPPLLENELVDMFMGTLKVPYYKKMIGSVSTGFADLVIIGERIDNGLKSGKIGKSSSGQHNNKRYPNKNNSNNGDINVITIDGYSQTSYNPYVGKS; the protein is encoded by the coding sequence ATGGACCTAAGCCAGGAATATGAGGATGATGACCATAGGGGTATGGTTCAAGAAAGTAAACTAACTAATCACCCTACTACCATTATGGGGGAAACAAGGGTTGATGACAAATATAAAATCTTAGAAGAAAGGTTGAATGTAGTTGAAGAGTTTAGTGTCTTCGGAGTTGATGCTATGGGGATGTGCTTGGTAACATATGTAATTATACCTCCAAAGTTTAAAACTCCtgaatttgagaagtacaagggtATCAATTTCCCTAAGAACCATCTCAGGATGTTTGTCAGGAAAATGGCTGGCTACGCGGAAAATGAAAAACTAATGATGCATAGTTTCCAAGACAGCCTGAGTGGGGCATCTCTAGATTGGTACATGCAGTTGGAGAGAACCAAtatcaagacttgggaggattTAGCTAATTCTTTACTGAGgcaatacaagtataacatggacatggctcaCAATTGTGTGCATTTTCATAATCTGTCACAGAAGGGGAACAAATTGTTCACGGAGTacgctcaaagatggagggaactgGCCTCCCGTGTGCAACCTCCATTGTTGGAGAATGAActagtggacatgttcatgggcaccTTAAAAGTACCATACTACAAAAAGATGATAGGATCAGTGTCAACAGGTTTTGCTGACCTAGTGATAATTGGGGAAAGAATCGACAATGGATTGAAAAGTGGAAAGATCGGAAAATCATCTTCTGGTCAACATAATAATAAAAGGTATCCTAAtaaaaataattcaaataatGGTGATATCAATGTTATTACTATTGATGGGTATTCCCAGACGTCTTACAACCCCTATGTAGGTAAATCCTAA